A window of Elusimicrobiota bacterium genomic DNA:
ACGCCCATCCCCTCGAGGGCGGCCGGCGCGGGACCTTCGGCGCGGGCTGGAACTACTTCACGGTGGGCGGCCTGTACCGCGAGAGCCAGCTGATGGCGTCCTACAGCCGTGGCCTCTTCGCGCGGACCTCGCCGAACAAGTACTACCTCGGCGGCACGCTGAAGTACCTCAACCGCTCCGTCGGCGGCACGGGAGAGGCCGCCAACGGCATCTCCAACACGGGCGTCGCCACGGGCACGGCCGACCCCGTGCTCCAGGGCGCGTCGAAGGGCAACCTCGACGCGGACCTGGGCTTCCTGTGGCGCGTCAAGTCCCGCTGGACCGTCGGCCTGATGATCCAGCACCTGATGGAGCCGAACGTCGGCTTCGCGGAGTCCGACAAGCTCGGCCGCAACGTGAAGCTCGGCGGCGCCTACAAGACGCCGTTCTCGACCTTGACCGGCGACGTGCGCCTGCAGAGCGCCCCGGACGGCACGACCGACAAGATCGTCGCGGTCGCGGCCGAGAAGTGGCTGCCGACCTTGCTGCACGGCTCGTTCGGCGTGCGCGGCTCGCTGTCCACCGGCAGCCGGGACTTCCGCCAGATGGGCTTCGGGCTTTCCTACAAGATCAGCCGCATGCAGTTCGACTACGGCTTCGCCCTGCCGATCGGCGGCCTGACCGCGACCTCCGGCTCCCACCGCCTCGGCCTCACTTTGCGCTTCGGGCGGGCGAAGCAGGCGGAGGCCGCTTTCTCCGAGGCCATCCTCGAGAACCTGCGTGACCTCGCTGCGGTCGGCACCCCCGACTTCCGCTACCAGCTCGAGGACCTGGCGCTGTACAAGCGCACGGCGATCGACGAGTTCCTCCGCCAGGCGAAGCTCGACGCGACGGCCGGCCGCTACGCCGAGTCCGCCGACAAGCTCGGCCAGGCGGTGTCGCTCAAGCCGAAGGACCCGCGCCTGCAGCAGAGCCTCGAGCGCATGACCACCGTCGCCGAGGTGTTCCCCGTCCTCAAGGACTTCCAGACCGACGCGGCGCAGGCGGCCATCTACGAGGGCGCGCTCGACTTCGTGGCGGGCGACGCCAAGGCGTCGCTGCGCAAGCTCGCCTACGCGGGCAGCCTCAGCCCGACCGACGAGCGCATCGAGCGCCTCGCGAAGGCCGTCGAGGCGAAGACCGGCGTGGTCCGCGAGGGCCCGGCGGTCGTCGAGGCGGGCCAGGCCCCGACGATGGGCGCCGAGAAGGTCGTCGGCGGCACGATGGCCCTGATGGAGGTCGCGCTCCGCGAGCGCGACTTCGAGCGCGTCGTGAAGCTGGCGGACCAGGTGCTTGAGCTCGACCCGGCCAACGCGCTCGCCTACAAGCGCCTGGGCGCGGCGCACTACGCGCTCAAGCGCAACGCGGAGGCCCTCAAGGCCCTGCGCTCGGCGTACAAGCTCGAGACCGACTCCGACTCGCGCAAGCAGATCAAGAACTACGTCGACGCGCTCCAGGCCCTCATCGAGCGCGGCAGGCGCGAGGCGGCCCCGGCGACGAAGGCCCCGGAGCCGAAGCAGACCGGCCTGACCCCGGTCGAGATCGAGCGGCTATACGAGACCGGCGTGGACTTCTACGCGCAGGGCAAGCTCACCGAGGCCGCCGCGGCCTTCCGGCGCATCATCGAGTCCGAGCCGAACAACACCTCGGCGCGGCGCGCCCTCGACCGCGTGCAGTCCGAGATCATCTCGGGAGGCGGCAAGAAGTGACCATCCGCGCGAGGCTCGTCGTCAGCACGTTCCTGCTCCAGGTCGTCTCCACGGCCTTGCTCGGCTGGGGCGTGCTGGCGGTGCGCAACCAGTACCAGGAGCGGGACCTTCGCGCCCTGGCGGCGACGATCGCGGTGAGCGTGGAGAGGGCCGCGGCGGACTCCCTGATCCAGAAGGACGACGTGGCGCTGCTGAGCTACCTGAAGTTCCTCCAGGCCCAGTACCCCGCGATCGCCCAGGCGCAGATACGTTGGAAGGCGAAGGGGCGGGAGCGGTACGCGACGGTCGGTGCGGTGGCCTTCGGCGCGCGGACGCGTCCCTCGCGCTTCACCGTCGCGGACCCCTCCGATCCCGAGAGGACCGTCGAGGTGAGCCTGCAGCTCGACGAAGGCGTCCTGTGGGCCCCGTTCCTGGAGGCCAACCAGCGCCTGGCGAAGATCATCCTGCTGGTCTGGGCCGTCGCCAGCCTCCTGGGGCTCGCGGTCTCCTTCCTGATCGCCCGCAGCCTGACCCGGCCGATCGTCGAGCTGAGCCGTCTGGCCGGCGAGATCGGCGCCGGCAAGCTCGGCGGCAGGCTCGCCTGGGAGTCCGACGACGAGCTCGGCGGCCTCGTGCGGGTGTTCAACGCCATGTCGGGACGCCTCGAGGAGTTCGACTCGATCAAGCGGAACTTCGTTTCCTCCGTGACCCACGAGCTGCGCTCCCCCCTCGGCGCCATCGAGAGCTTCCTCCAGCTCATCCGGGAGAAGATCTCCGCCGGGACGCCCGAGGGCTTCGCCCAGTCGAAGGAGTTCCTCGAGCGCATCCAAGTCAACGTCCACCGCCTGTCGGGCTTCATCAACGACCTGCTCGACGTGGCCAAGATCGAGAAGGGCAAGATGGAATGCGTGCTGCGGCCCATGGAGCTGCCGCTCGTGGCCAACGAGGTCTGCCAGTTCTTCG
This region includes:
- a CDS encoding HAMP domain-containing histidine kinase, which gives rise to MTIRARLVVSTFLLQVVSTALLGWGVLAVRNQYQERDLRALAATIAVSVERAAADSLIQKDDVALLSYLKFLQAQYPAIAQAQIRWKAKGRERYATVGAVAFGARTRPSRFTVADPSDPERTVEVSLQLDEGVLWAPFLEANQRLAKIILLVWAVASLLGLAVSFLIARSLTRPIVELSRLAGEIGAGKLGGRLAWESDDELGGLVRVFNAMSGRLEEFDSIKRNFVSSVTHELRSPLGAIESFLQLIREKISAGTPEGFAQSKEFLERIQVNVHRLSGFINDLLDVAKIEKGKMECVLRPMELPLVANEVCQFFEAKALQQGVTISNRLTALPSVIGDADRVRQVLVNLIANGLKFTAAGGQVWVSGEQFRDGGSRWIEVTVGDTGRGMDAADRDRLFQPFTQGRNISEGVTGHKGTGLGLYIVKSIVDQHGGKIEVKSAPGQGTRISFSLKVAA